In Bdellovibrionota bacterium, one genomic interval encodes:
- a CDS encoding nucleotidyltransferase domain-containing protein yields the protein MTTVADLYSQIAQFPLNDLRLICLFGSFARGDAHEGSDIDLFIVTKGNDTPALQTDLQTIAERIGKALGRKVDLVIVEPNLHGLAPDFRSELLADSIVLYGRGLLFPEDDGNSVAYRLIAYETSRLDPLARTRLSRQFFGYSTKVRHGRKTYRYHREGAVARSGGFRVDLSVFLCPADRSGEIFRILRESKAGYTDRLVYLERFEDAPLSIAAR from the coding sequence ATGACCACAGTGGCCGATCTTTATTCTCAGATTGCGCAGTTTCCATTAAACGACCTGCGCCTCATTTGTTTGTTCGGGTCCTTCGCCCGCGGTGACGCGCATGAAGGGTCCGATATCGATCTATTCATTGTAACAAAAGGAAACGACACGCCGGCGCTCCAGACTGATCTGCAAACCATAGCGGAGAGAATCGGAAAAGCGCTGGGTCGGAAGGTCGATCTCGTTATCGTGGAACCCAATCTCCACGGTCTTGCTCCCGATTTTCGGTCCGAACTCCTGGCTGATTCTATCGTATTGTATGGCCGGGGTTTGCTCTTTCCGGAGGATGATGGGAATAGCGTTGCCTATCGGCTGATCGCATATGAAACATCCAGGCTTGATCCACTGGCCCGTACGCGACTGTCCCGTCAATTTTTCGGCTATTCCACAAAAGTTCGTCACGGTCGGAAAACCTACCGCTATCACAGAGAAGGGGCCGTGGCCCGATCCGGGGGGTTTCGCGTCGATCTTTCCGTGTTTCTCTGTCCGGCGGACCGTTCGGGCGAGATTTTTCGAATTTTGCGGGAGAGTAAGGCGGGCTATACCGACCGCCTGGTTTACCTCGAACGATTCGAGGATGCGCCGCTATCCATCGCCGCCCGATGA